In the genome of Nocardia sp. NBC_00416, one region contains:
- a CDS encoding Rieske (2Fe-2S) protein, with amino-acid sequence MAEGIETPGTGGPMPENPAAGTGARAVNTGLRGAGAGEPVRLAQGREHVVATVDEIPPGSSKVVPIGRHGVGVYNVNGTFYAIANYCPHEGGPLCAGRTRGRTVVDDSVPGDSVMVRDNEFIYCPWHQWGFELATGTTAVKPEWSIRTYPVRVVGDDVLVTA; translated from the coding sequence ATGGCGGAGGGAATCGAGACACCCGGTACGGGCGGCCCGATGCCGGAAAACCCCGCGGCGGGCACCGGCGCGCGGGCGGTGAACACCGGACTACGCGGGGCGGGCGCCGGCGAGCCGGTCCGGCTCGCGCAGGGCCGGGAACATGTGGTGGCCACGGTGGACGAGATACCGCCGGGTTCGTCGAAGGTGGTGCCGATCGGCCGGCACGGGGTCGGTGTGTACAACGTCAACGGCACCTTCTACGCCATCGCGAACTATTGCCCGCACGAGGGCGGGCCGCTGTGCGCGGGCCGGACCCGGGGACGCACGGTGGTCGACGACTCCGTGCCCGGCGACTCGGTGATGGTGCGGGACAACGAGTTCATCTACTGCCCCTGGCACCAGTGGGGTTTCGAGCTCGCCACCGGCACCACGGCGGTCAAGCCCGAATGGAGCATCCGCACCTACCCGGTGCGAGTGGTCGGCGACGACGTGCTGGTCACAGCCTGA